One stretch of Methylopila sp. 73B DNA includes these proteins:
- a CDS encoding VOC family protein has product MADGTAAALDHVVVNVLRGMDEAAAIFAALGFQLTPLGRHSLGSINHLMMTPGGYLELVGVPTEGKQRQEVLDSPFGLNGLVLKSGDADATYARLQAAGLDPSPPVAFSRPVEIDGQALEARFRTVRVPTARFPAGRVYFCQHLTPELVWRPEWLTHPNGFVRLDRIEVTSGEPQSDAAGYAAAAGVNLRLTESGATVALSDDFAIEVVPGERPRFATLGLSFDGLDAIAARAAATPGADWTGPGSDGTAILAIPSLDLTLACRSVR; this is encoded by the coding sequence ATGGCGGACGGGACGGCGGCGGCGCTCGACCATGTGGTCGTGAACGTGCTGCGCGGCATGGACGAGGCGGCGGCGATCTTCGCCGCGCTCGGCTTCCAGCTGACGCCGCTCGGCCGCCATTCGCTGGGCTCCATCAACCACCTGATGATGACGCCGGGCGGCTATCTCGAGCTGGTCGGCGTTCCCACTGAGGGCAAGCAGCGCCAGGAGGTGCTGGACAGCCCCTTCGGGCTCAACGGTCTCGTGCTGAAAAGCGGCGACGCCGACGCGACTTACGCCCGGCTCCAGGCCGCCGGCCTCGACCCCTCCCCCCCGGTCGCGTTCTCGCGGCCGGTGGAGATCGACGGCCAGGCTCTCGAGGCGCGATTCCGCACGGTCCGGGTTCCCACGGCGCGGTTTCCCGCCGGCCGGGTCTATTTCTGCCAGCACCTGACGCCCGAACTGGTCTGGCGGCCGGAATGGCTGACCCACCCCAACGGCTTCGTCCGGCTTGACCGGATCGAGGTGACGTCGGGTGAACCGCAGAGTGACGCGGCGGGTTACGCGGCGGCCGCCGGGGTTAACTTGAGGTTAACCGAGAGCGGCGCCACGGTCGCCCTTTCCGATGATTTCGCGATCGAGGTCGTTCCCGGCGAACGGCCGCGCTTCGCGACGCTCGGGCTGTCGTTCGACGGCCTCGACGCGATCGCCGCGCGCGCCGCCGCCACGCCCGGCGCCGACTGGACGGGACCGGGGTCCGACGGGACGGCGATCCTCGCCATTCCGTCCCTCGACCTTACCCTCGCCTGCCGGAGCGTGCGATGA
- a CDS encoding PaaI family thioesterase, with protein MITAAEVEEKLLRGPFHQWLGLKVVSVGDGEIELTATWRPEWVVNAERGYVHGGILATLIDLTADWALVSKTGRGVPTVDLRVDYHRAAMQGDLTAKGKVVKFGGTLSVAEAQVLDSEGRLLASGRGVYMTATPK; from the coding sequence ATGATCACCGCGGCCGAGGTCGAGGAGAAGCTGCTGCGCGGGCCCTTCCACCAGTGGCTCGGCCTCAAGGTCGTCTCGGTCGGCGACGGCGAGATCGAGCTGACCGCCACCTGGCGGCCGGAATGGGTCGTCAACGCCGAGCGCGGCTACGTCCATGGCGGAATCCTCGCCACCCTGATCGACCTCACGGCGGACTGGGCGCTGGTCTCAAAGACCGGGCGCGGCGTGCCGACGGTGGACCTGCGCGTGGACTACCACCGCGCCGCCATGCAGGGCGACCTGACGGCGAAGGGCAAGGTCGTGAAGTTCGGCGGCACGCTTTCGGTCGCCGAGGCGCAAGTGCTTGATTCCGAAGGCCGACTGCTCGCCAGCGGCCGCGGCGTCTACATGACCGCGACCCCGAAGTGA
- a CDS encoding zinc-binding dehydrogenase yields MPKIMKALLLKQHGDVSDLVVVDDYPVPTADAGHVVIRVGASSFNYHDVFTVKGMPGIKVPLPVIIGLDMAGEITEVGDGVEGWSVGDRVLVNPLYPNKGLMGEMLDGGMAQYCKVSVGQLIRMPDKVSFVDAASLPVAYGTAHRMLVTHKTVKAGDKVLILGASGGVGTGCVMLAKQLGCEVIACAGSDDKMARLKELGADHVVNYRETDFSRWAIQQYGKPQRRTYEGGVDVVINFTGGDTWAPSLKCVKRGGTILTCGATAGHDPKEDLRYIWSFELKIIGSNSFYDDDLAALMDMIQEGTLKPVVDKELPLEQAAEGLRMIRDREVMGKIVVTP; encoded by the coding sequence ATGCCCAAGATAATGAAGGCCCTTCTGCTCAAGCAGCACGGCGACGTCTCCGACCTCGTGGTCGTGGACGACTATCCCGTCCCGACCGCGGACGCCGGACACGTGGTGATCCGCGTCGGCGCCTCCTCCTTCAACTACCACGACGTGTTCACGGTGAAAGGCATGCCGGGCATCAAGGTGCCGCTGCCGGTGATCATCGGCCTCGACATGGCCGGCGAGATCACCGAGGTCGGCGACGGCGTCGAGGGCTGGAGCGTGGGCGACCGCGTGCTGGTCAACCCGCTCTATCCCAACAAGGGCCTGATGGGCGAAATGCTCGACGGCGGCATGGCGCAGTACTGCAAGGTCTCGGTCGGCCAGCTGATCCGGATGCCGGACAAGGTGAGCTTCGTGGACGCGGCCTCGCTGCCGGTCGCCTACGGCACCGCGCACCGCATGCTGGTGACCCACAAGACGGTCAAGGCCGGCGACAAGGTGCTCATTCTCGGCGCCTCGGGCGGCGTCGGCACCGGCTGCGTGATGCTGGCGAAGCAGCTCGGCTGCGAGGTCATCGCCTGCGCCGGCAGCGACGACAAGATGGCGCGCCTGAAGGAGCTCGGCGCCGACCACGTCGTGAACTACCGCGAGACCGACTTCTCGCGCTGGGCGATCCAGCAGTACGGCAAGCCGCAGCGCCGGACCTACGAGGGCGGCGTCGACGTCGTAATCAACTTCACCGGCGGCGACACCTGGGCGCCCTCGCTGAAGTGCGTGAAGCGCGGCGGTACGATCCTCACCTGCGGCGCGACCGCGGGCCACGATCCGAAGGAGGACCTCCGCTACATCTGGAGCTTCGAGCTCAAGATCATCGGCTCGAACAGCTTCTACGACGACGACCTCGCGGCGCTCATGGACATGATCCAGGAGGGGACGCTGAAGCCGGTGGTCGACAAGGAGCTGCCGCTGGAGCAGGCCGCGGAAGGCCTGAGGATGATCCGCGACCGTGAGGTCATGGGCAAGATCGTGGTGACGCCATGA
- a CDS encoding MqnA/MqnD/SBP family protein, with protein MKRIAVLAAAFAAALVAAAPAQAEKVRIGYWSSGVSLGFGAVLETGKFMEKQGLEVEYLKFPDVNAPTKALAAGAIDFAIGAPAAGAFSVAVDGLPLSIVLATQVAELDFVVPEDSPVKTMADLKGKKVGGSPAGSATAAITSAILATNYGIKTGEYEAVPGNDPRLAQFLVQKDIDAAALRTVTIALLKDVKLRKIGTFREEWTKITKQPAPPVLGVGVMRNDWLKANPEAAAKVIAGMRNAYEFGKADKTAVAAALAAAANMKDEDAKAYAALWDGIYTVSMEPADIASLKAEFDVFKTVGAVKGELPDAALATAPYEASKAIK; from the coding sequence GTGAAGCGCATCGCAGTCCTCGCCGCCGCCTTCGCCGCGGCTCTCGTCGCGGCCGCCCCCGCGCAGGCCGAGAAGGTCCGCATCGGCTACTGGAGCTCGGGCGTCAGCCTCGGCTTCGGCGCGGTGCTGGAGACCGGCAAGTTCATGGAGAAGCAGGGGCTCGAGGTCGAATACCTCAAGTTCCCGGACGTGAATGCGCCCACCAAGGCGCTGGCGGCCGGCGCCATCGACTTCGCGATCGGCGCGCCGGCGGCGGGCGCCTTCAGCGTCGCGGTCGACGGCCTCCCGCTGTCGATCGTGCTCGCGACCCAGGTCGCAGAGCTCGACTTCGTGGTGCCCGAGGACTCGCCCGTGAAGACCATGGCGGATCTGAAGGGCAAGAAGGTCGGCGGCTCGCCCGCCGGCAGCGCGACCGCCGCCATCACCTCGGCGATCCTCGCGACCAACTACGGCATCAAGACCGGCGAGTACGAGGCCGTGCCCGGCAACGACCCGCGCCTGGCGCAGTTCCTCGTGCAGAAGGACATCGACGCCGCGGCGCTCCGCACCGTGACGATCGCCCTGCTGAAGGACGTCAAGCTCCGCAAGATCGGCACGTTCCGCGAGGAATGGACCAAGATCACCAAGCAGCCCGCGCCGCCGGTGCTCGGCGTCGGCGTCATGCGCAACGACTGGCTGAAGGCGAACCCGGAGGCCGCCGCCAAGGTGATCGCCGGCATGCGCAACGCCTACGAGTTCGGCAAGGCGGACAAGACGGCCGTCGCCGCGGCGCTCGCCGCCGCCGCCAACATGAAGGACGAGGACGCCAAGGCCTACGCCGCGCTGTGGGACGGGATCTACACCGTCAGCATGGAGCCCGCCGACATCGCATCGCTCAAGGCCGAGTTCGACGTCTTCAAGACCGTCGGCGCCGTCAAGGGCGAGCTGCCCGACGCCGCCCTCGCCACCGCGCCCTACGAGGCGTCCAAGGCCATCAAGTGA